The following proteins are encoded in a genomic region of Streptomyces gobiensis:
- a CDS encoding TetR/AcrR family transcriptional regulator produces MAEDTKDRLIEAAATVLTTHGYGGTSARTITKEAGVNSALVFYHFGGVDQLLLAALDRSSADRMARHRATVAEVRTLEELAEAAAQIYQDDLEGGHITLFTELVAAALAKPELRTEVTKRAEPWMEFIETTLERVIGGTPLAKLTPPRDLANAAITFYLGVNLFTVLDADRSRTDSVFAMARRLAPRARLLTMRLPRRRPKSPGAEPG; encoded by the coding sequence ATGGCAGAGGACACCAAGGACCGGCTCATCGAGGCGGCGGCGACCGTGCTCACCACGCACGGCTATGGCGGCACCAGTGCGCGCACCATCACCAAGGAGGCCGGGGTCAACTCGGCGCTGGTCTTCTACCACTTCGGCGGTGTCGACCAGCTGCTGCTCGCCGCGCTCGACCGCTCCTCCGCCGACCGGATGGCCAGACACCGGGCCACCGTCGCCGAGGTGCGCACCCTGGAGGAGCTGGCCGAGGCAGCCGCCCAGATCTACCAGGACGATCTCGAAGGCGGACACATCACGCTCTTCACCGAGCTGGTCGCCGCCGCGCTCGCCAAGCCCGAGCTACGTACCGAGGTCACCAAACGGGCCGAACCCTGGATGGAGTTCATTGAGACCACCCTGGAGCGGGTGATCGGCGGCACCCCGCTCGCCAAGCTCACTCCGCCGCGCGATCTGGCGAACGCGGCGATCACCTTCTACCTGGGCGTCAATCTCTTCACCGTGCTGGACGCCGACCGGTCCCGTACCGACTCGGTCTTCGCGATGGCCCGGCGGCTCGCCCCGCGCGCCAGGCTGCTCACCATGCGCCTGCCCCGACGACGGCCCAAATCGCCCGGGGCGGAACCTGGTTAG
- a CDS encoding S28 family serine protease codes for MRKALRWVLAFVVLIGTASLGTASAGAATAAKTDIKDRILAIEGMSLVEEKPVEGYRYFVLNYEQPIDHRQPKLGTFKQRISILHKSEDRPTVFFTSGYGLRTNPSRSEPTRIVDGNQVSMEYRFFSPSRPDPADWTKLDIWQAASDQHRIFTALSGIYDQKWVSTGGSKGGMTATYYRRFYPQDMDGTVAYVAPNNVRNKEDSSYDRFFAGVSTPECRKRLAAVERESLVRRDEMVERYEKWATDEGYTFDLYGSADRAYEVLALDLVWAFWQYQDEAQCKDVPDPDVPTDELYAFMDRVVGFDFGTDQGVSPYAPYYYQAGTQLGWPTVQTPQLDGLLRYPGIQHPRNVVPRDIPMPSFDKRAMRDIDRWVYKRSSEMLFINGENDPWRAEPFRVGKHGKDTHIYVAPGANHGANIARLKQDDRLAATRTLLRWAGQDYAEPSMRSASPQPLVPHDPKLDKPMVDKRPPALP; via the coding sequence ATGCGTAAAGCACTCAGATGGGTGCTGGCCTTCGTCGTGCTCATCGGCACGGCGAGCCTCGGCACCGCGTCGGCGGGTGCCGCCACCGCGGCGAAGACCGACATCAAGGACCGGATCCTCGCGATCGAGGGCATGAGCCTCGTCGAGGAGAAGCCGGTCGAGGGGTACCGCTACTTCGTCCTCAACTATGAGCAGCCGATTGACCATCGGCAGCCCAAGCTGGGCACCTTCAAGCAGCGGATATCCATCCTGCACAAGTCCGAGGACCGGCCCACCGTCTTCTTCACCTCCGGATACGGGCTGCGCACCAACCCGTCGCGGAGTGAGCCGACCCGCATCGTGGACGGCAACCAGGTCTCCATGGAGTACCGGTTCTTCTCGCCGTCCCGCCCCGACCCCGCGGACTGGACCAAGCTGGACATCTGGCAGGCGGCCAGCGACCAGCACCGGATCTTCACCGCGCTCAGCGGGATCTACGACCAGAAGTGGGTGTCCACCGGCGGCAGTAAGGGCGGTATGACGGCGACGTACTACCGTCGCTTCTACCCGCAGGACATGGACGGCACGGTCGCCTATGTCGCGCCCAACAATGTGCGGAACAAGGAAGACTCGTCCTACGACCGGTTCTTCGCCGGTGTCTCCACGCCCGAATGCCGCAAGCGGCTCGCCGCCGTGGAGCGGGAGTCGCTGGTACGGCGCGACGAGATGGTCGAGCGGTACGAGAAGTGGGCCACGGACGAGGGCTACACCTTCGATCTGTACGGGTCGGCGGACCGGGCGTACGAGGTGCTCGCGCTGGACCTGGTGTGGGCCTTCTGGCAGTACCAGGACGAGGCACAGTGCAAGGATGTGCCGGACCCCGATGTGCCCACCGATGAGCTGTACGCGTTCATGGACAGGGTCGTGGGCTTTGACTTCGGCACCGACCAGGGCGTGTCGCCGTACGCTCCGTACTACTACCAGGCCGGTACCCAGCTCGGCTGGCCCACCGTGCAGACCCCGCAGCTGGACGGCCTGCTGCGCTACCCGGGGATCCAGCACCCGCGCAATGTGGTGCCGCGTGACATCCCGATGCCGTCCTTCGACAAGAGGGCGATGCGCGACATCGACAGGTGGGTGTACAAGCGCTCTTCGGAGATGCTTTTCATCAACGGTGAGAACGACCCCTGGCGCGCCGAGCCCTTCCGGGTGGGAAAGCACGGCAAGGACACGCATATCTATGTCGCGCCCGGCGCCAACCACGGTGCGAACATCGCCAGGCTGAAACAGGACGACCGGCTGGCGGCAACCCGTACGCTGCTGCGCTGGGCCGGCCAGGACTACGCGGAGCCGTCGATGCGCTCGGCGTCACCTCAGCCGCTGGTCCCGCATGACCCGAAGCTCGACAAGCCGATGGTCGACAAGCGGCCCCCGGCTCTGCCGTAG
- a CDS encoding NUDIX hydrolase — MTDKPLATGPRQMALLAFDQVPEGTFPSAYVLVALWHQERLLLVHVRHRDCWELPGGGIDPGETPREAAVRELYEESEQRVAPDALRFVGYATTAIGPDQLVLRGAVFTAETTDPQPFLPNDEIAAVHWRETAEEPPGTARVQTVDTYLAALTRP; from the coding sequence ATGACCGACAAGCCGCTGGCCACCGGCCCGCGCCAGATGGCGCTGCTCGCCTTCGACCAGGTGCCCGAGGGGACATTCCCCTCGGCCTATGTCCTGGTCGCGCTCTGGCACCAGGAGCGGCTGCTCCTGGTGCATGTGCGGCACCGCGACTGCTGGGAGCTCCCCGGCGGCGGGATCGACCCCGGCGAGACGCCACGGGAGGCGGCCGTAAGGGAGCTGTACGAGGAGAGCGAGCAGCGCGTCGCCCCCGACGCGCTGCGGTTCGTCGGCTACGCGACCACCGCCATCGGCCCGGACCAACTCGTCCTGCGCGGCGCCGTCTTCACCGCCGAGACCACCGACCCGCAGCCGTTCCTCCCCAATGACGAGATCGCCGCGGTCCACTGGCGCGAGACAGCCGAAGAACCCCCGGGTACCGCCCGCGTCCAGACGGTCGACACCTATCTGGCCGCCCTCACCCGCCCCTGA
- a CDS encoding ABC transporter ATP-binding protein — translation MVGTESGERRPGWARRLVAYCWRYKRNVLLALGASLAGMGIMALVPLLTKVIIDEVVIGDGGGMALWIGLLIAAALVIYGLTYLRRYYGGRMALDVQHDLRTEMYRAIIRLDGRRQDELSTGQVVGRGTSDLQLVQSLLFMVPMMIGNVLLFAVALVVMVSLSPLLTLVSLAVFPLLWWIANLSRIRLFPATWYAQQQAGAVASVVDGAVTGVRVVKGFGQERQETQKLRDISRTLFAARMRTVRLNARYTPALQSIPSLGQVAMLALGGWMAVRGQITLGTFVAFSTYLAQLVGPVRMLAMMLTIGQQARAGVERVFDLIDTEPRMAERADAHELPAAADASVEFDHVTFGYDPEHPVLDGFSLRIEPGETVAVVGTSGGGKSTVSLLLPRYYDVTGGAVRVGGHDVRDLTLGSLRSAIGLVPENSFLFSESIRENIAFGAPGADDEQIRAAARAAQADGFISQLPQGYETTVGEQGLTLSGGQRQRIALARAILTDPRLLLLDDATSAVDARIEHEIHEALRSVMAGRTTLLIAHRQSTLALADRIAVLDGGRLADVGTHEELTARCALYRRLLTDPDELGQIERDPAGQASHDEHRRVDGVSPELWVRKNGSAQSAVGADGRGTAAAQSGRPGSFAAEMANLPGSPELLAKVAALPPANDTPDVDEAAAERREESYGLRRLLRGFGAPLTVALAFVALDAIAMLLLPILIRHGIDEGVERAALGAVWLAAALALLVVIGQWAAQFTAMRLTGHTGERVLYALRVKIFAQLQRLGLDYYERHLTGAVMTRMTTDVDALSTFLQTGLVTAVVSLLTFLGILVALLAIDVQLALVVFATIPPLIIGTVFFRRHSVRAYELARERVSVVNADLQESVAGLRMVQAFRREDLGADRFAERSDGYRRARVRGQWLISVYFPFVQLLASLATAAVLIVGAGRVSAGTLTAGGLVAYLLYIELFFAPVQQLSQVFDGYQQAAVSLGRIQELLREETTTPAARRARPVDSLRGEVTFRQVSFRYGGSMSPGGEADGEPVGKTDGEKEALSDIDLTIPAGQTVAFVGETGAGKSTLVKLVARFYDPTSGAVLADGMDLRDLDLTGYRQRLGVVPQEPYLFPGTVRDAIAYGRPDATDAEVETAARAVGAHDMIASLSEGYLHPVSERGRNLSAGQRQLIALARAELVNPGILLLDEATAALDLATEALVNQATDRLAGRRTTLVVAHRLTTAARADRVVVLDHGRVVEDGTHTELVAREGPYAELWRTFMGQGFRGAQGVEGAQGRVRAAR, via the coding sequence GTGGTGGGGACGGAGTCGGGGGAACGGCGACCCGGATGGGCGCGCCGGCTGGTCGCGTACTGCTGGCGGTACAAGCGCAATGTGCTGCTCGCGCTGGGCGCCTCGCTCGCCGGGATGGGCATTATGGCCCTCGTCCCGCTGCTGACCAAGGTGATCATCGATGAGGTCGTCATCGGTGACGGCGGCGGCATGGCGCTGTGGATCGGGCTGCTGATCGCCGCCGCGCTGGTGATCTACGGGCTGACTTATCTGCGCCGCTACTACGGCGGCCGGATGGCACTGGACGTCCAGCACGATCTGCGCACCGAGATGTACCGGGCGATCATCCGGCTCGACGGGCGCCGCCAGGACGAGCTGTCCACCGGCCAGGTCGTCGGCCGGGGCACCAGCGACCTCCAGCTCGTACAGAGCCTGCTCTTCATGGTGCCGATGATGATCGGCAATGTGCTGCTCTTCGCCGTCGCACTGGTCGTGATGGTCAGCCTGTCACCGCTGCTCACCCTGGTCTCGCTCGCCGTCTTCCCGCTGCTGTGGTGGATCGCCAATCTGAGCCGCATCCGCCTCTTCCCCGCCACCTGGTACGCCCAGCAGCAGGCCGGAGCCGTGGCCTCGGTGGTGGACGGGGCCGTCACGGGCGTACGGGTGGTGAAGGGCTTCGGTCAGGAGCGGCAGGAGACCCAGAAGCTGCGTGACATCAGCCGCACCCTCTTCGCCGCCCGGATGCGCACCGTACGGCTGAACGCCCGCTACACCCCCGCCCTGCAGTCCATCCCCTCGCTCGGCCAGGTCGCCATGCTGGCGCTCGGCGGCTGGATGGCCGTACGGGGGCAGATCACCCTGGGTACCTTCGTCGCCTTCTCGACCTATCTCGCGCAGCTCGTCGGGCCGGTCCGGATGCTCGCCATGATGCTGACCATCGGCCAGCAGGCACGGGCCGGTGTGGAGCGGGTCTTCGACCTCATCGACACCGAGCCACGGATGGCCGAGCGGGCGGACGCCCATGAGCTGCCCGCGGCGGCCGACGCCTCGGTCGAATTCGACCATGTCACCTTCGGTTACGATCCGGAGCACCCGGTGCTGGACGGTTTCAGCCTGCGGATCGAGCCCGGCGAGACCGTCGCCGTGGTCGGCACCAGCGGCGGCGGCAAGTCCACCGTCTCCCTGCTGCTGCCCCGCTACTACGACGTGACCGGCGGCGCGGTGCGGGTCGGCGGCCACGATGTGCGCGATCTGACGCTGGGCTCGCTGCGCTCCGCCATCGGGCTGGTGCCGGAGAACAGCTTCCTGTTCTCCGAGTCGATACGCGAGAACATCGCCTTCGGCGCACCGGGTGCGGACGATGAGCAGATACGGGCGGCGGCCCGCGCGGCCCAGGCCGACGGCTTTATCTCGCAGCTGCCCCAGGGATATGAGACAACGGTCGGGGAGCAGGGGCTCACCCTCTCCGGTGGCCAGCGGCAGCGCATCGCCCTGGCCCGGGCGATTCTGACCGACCCCCGGCTGCTGCTCCTCGACGACGCCACCTCCGCCGTTGACGCCCGGATCGAGCATGAGATCCACGAGGCGCTGCGGAGCGTCATGGCGGGCCGCACCACCCTGCTGATCGCCCACCGCCAGTCCACGCTGGCCCTCGCCGACCGGATCGCCGTCCTGGACGGCGGACGGCTCGCCGATGTCGGCACCCATGAGGAGCTCACCGCGCGCTGCGCGCTCTACCGCAGGCTGCTGACCGACCCCGATGAGCTGGGCCAGATCGAGCGTGACCCGGCCGGGCAGGCGTCCCACGATGAGCACCGCCGCGTCGACGGCGTCTCCCCCGAGCTATGGGTCCGTAAGAACGGCTCCGCACAGTCGGCCGTCGGCGCCGATGGCCGTGGCACCGCGGCCGCGCAGAGCGGCCGCCCCGGCAGCTTCGCCGCCGAGATGGCCAATCTGCCCGGCAGCCCCGAGCTGCTGGCCAAGGTGGCCGCACTGCCGCCCGCCAACGACACCCCTGATGTGGATGAGGCGGCGGCCGAACGCCGCGAGGAATCGTATGGCCTGCGCAGGCTGCTGCGCGGCTTCGGCGCACCGCTCACGGTCGCCCTCGCCTTTGTCGCCCTCGACGCCATCGCGATGCTGCTGCTGCCCATCCTGATCCGGCACGGCATCGACGAGGGCGTGGAGCGGGCCGCCCTGGGCGCGGTCTGGCTCGCCGCCGCGCTGGCGCTGCTGGTCGTCATCGGCCAGTGGGCCGCGCAGTTCACCGCGATGCGGCTCACCGGGCACACCGGTGAACGGGTGCTCTACGCGCTGCGCGTCAAGATCTTCGCGCAGCTACAGCGGCTTGGGCTCGACTACTACGAGCGCCACCTGACCGGCGCGGTCATGACCCGGATGACGACGGATGTGGACGCCCTGTCCACCTTCCTGCAGACCGGTCTGGTGACGGCGGTCGTCTCGCTGCTCACCTTCCTGGGCATCCTGGTCGCCCTCCTGGCGATCGACGTCCAGCTCGCCCTGGTGGTCTTCGCCACCATTCCGCCACTGATCATCGGCACGGTCTTCTTCCGGCGGCACAGCGTCCGGGCCTATGAGCTGGCGCGTGAGCGGGTCAGCGTCGTCAACGCGGACCTGCAGGAGTCGGTCGCCGGTCTCCGTATGGTGCAGGCCTTCCGCCGTGAGGACCTTGGCGCGGACCGCTTCGCCGAACGCAGCGACGGCTACCGGCGGGCCCGGGTGCGTGGCCAGTGGCTGATCTCGGTCTACTTCCCCTTCGTCCAGCTGCTGGCCTCGCTGGCGACGGCCGCGGTACTGATCGTCGGCGCGGGCCGGGTGAGCGCCGGGACCCTGACAGCGGGTGGGCTGGTCGCCTATCTGCTGTATATCGAGCTGTTCTTCGCGCCTGTGCAGCAGCTTTCCCAGGTCTTTGACGGTTACCAGCAGGCGGCGGTCTCCCTCGGCCGTATTCAGGAGCTGCTGCGGGAAGAGACAACGACACCGGCGGCCCGGCGAGCGCGTCCCGTTGACTCCCTCCGTGGTGAAGTCACCTTCCGGCAGGTCAGCTTCCGCTACGGCGGCTCGATGAGTCCGGGCGGCGAGGCAGACGGGGAGCCAGTCGGGAAGACAGACGGAGAGAAAGAGGCGCTTTCCGATATCGATCTGACCATTCCCGCCGGACAGACGGTCGCCTTTGTTGGCGAGACCGGTGCGGGCAAGTCCACCCTGGTCAAGCTGGTCGCCCGGTTCTACGACCCCACCTCGGGCGCGGTCCTGGCGGACGGCATGGACCTACGGGATCTGGACCTCACCGGCTACCGTCAGCGCCTGGGCGTCGTCCCCCAGGAGCCCTACCTCTTCCCCGGTACGGTCCGCGACGCCATCGCCTATGGCCGTCCGGACGCCACCGACGCCGAAGTGGAGACCGCCGCCCGCGCGGTCGGCGCCCACGACATGATCGCCTCCCTCTCCGAGGGCTACCTGCATCCGGTCTCCGAACGTGGCCGTAATCTGTCGGCCGGCCAGCGCCAACTCATCGCGCTCGCCCGCGCGGAGCTCGTCAACCCCGGCATTCTGCTGCTGGACGAGGCCACGGCCGCGCTGGACCTGGCGACCGAGGCGCTGGTCAACCAGGCCACGGACCGGCTGGCGGGGCGCCGCACGACCCTGGTGGTGGCCCACCGCCTCACCACGGCGGCCCGCGCGGACCGGGTGGTGGTCCTCGACCACGGCCGGGTGGTGGAGGACGGCACTCACACGGAGCTGGTGGCGCGGGAGGGCCCCTACGCGGAGCTGTGGCGGACGTTCATGGGACAGGGGTTTCGGGGGGCTCAGGGCGTTGAGGGGGCTCAGGGGCGGGTGAGGGCGGCCAGATAG
- a CDS encoding ATP-binding protein, giving the protein MAAQSARWAVNDARRPVNGFGAHPSLSLVRAASPEAKPVDTSGFAAWTLEPDPQSPGIARHFARSALCGWGMHELVDDIAVSVSEMVTNALRYGSRPSDPATPQPVVLSLLRQGPTVLCAVVDPGSTVPMVRGPDDLAETGRGLHIVDCLSDDWGWTTPGPSGKAVWAKFSADCAIRPYSEQYGGGAAGAAGAAGDTDWDPLTRLLLLAEILGGSGPSWLEAVGLRASEGRSEE; this is encoded by the coding sequence ATGGCGGCACAATCGGCGAGGTGGGCAGTCAATGACGCCCGCAGACCCGTCAACGGCTTCGGAGCACACCCATCGCTGTCCCTGGTGCGGGCGGCGAGCCCGGAGGCCAAGCCCGTCGACACCTCGGGATTCGCCGCCTGGACACTTGAGCCCGACCCTCAGTCGCCCGGCATAGCACGGCACTTCGCACGCTCCGCCCTCTGTGGCTGGGGCATGCACGAGCTCGTTGACGACATCGCGGTGTCCGTGTCCGAGATGGTGACCAACGCACTTCGGTACGGCAGCCGTCCCTCCGATCCCGCGACCCCACAGCCGGTCGTGCTGAGCCTGCTGCGGCAGGGGCCCACCGTGCTGTGCGCGGTGGTCGACCCGGGCAGCACGGTCCCCATGGTCCGGGGGCCCGATGACCTCGCCGAGACAGGGCGTGGTCTGCATATCGTGGACTGCCTCAGCGACGACTGGGGCTGGACCACGCCGGGCCCCTCCGGCAAGGCCGTATGGGCCAAGTTCTCCGCTGACTGCGCGATACGTCCGTACAGCGAGCAGTACGGCGGCGGAGCCGCCGGAGCCGCCGGAGCCGCCGGGGACACCGACTGGGACCCGCTCACCCGGCTGCTGTTGCTGGCCGAGATCCTTGGCGGCAGCGGTCCGTCCTGGCTGGAGGCCGTCGGTCTGCGTGCCAGCGAGGGCCGTAGCGAAGAGTGA
- a CDS encoding DUF397 domain-containing protein, which yields MQQVDNGVQAARLEGVVWRKSRRSNPSGNCVELALLPDGGVAMRNSRHPAGPALIYTDAEIAAFILGAKDGDFDDLVDSN from the coding sequence ATGCAGCAGGTTGACAACGGCGTGCAGGCGGCCCGCCTTGAGGGCGTCGTCTGGCGGAAGAGCCGCCGCAGCAACCCCAGCGGTAACTGCGTTGAGCTGGCCCTACTGCCGGACGGCGGGGTCGCGATGCGCAACTCACGCCACCCCGCGGGCCCCGCACTGATCTATACGGACGCCGAAATCGCCGCATTCATCCTCGGCGCCAAGGACGGCGACTTCGATGACCTCGTTGACAGCAACTGA
- a CDS encoding helix-turn-helix domain-containing protein: MSAQPEHASSMRRVLDQPRGGPTVLRIVLGTHLRRLRESCGITREAAGEAIRGSHAKISRLELGRVGYKERDVADLLTLYGVREAAQREEFLSLARHANTPGWWHKYGDVLPSWFETLLGLEEAASIIRTYEVQFVPGLLQTADYARAVTMLGHASAPEIEIERRVSLRMRRQQLLAQPAAPKLWAVIDEAALRRPLGGVAVMRAQIQHLLDIAEQPNITLQVAPFRIGGLAAAGGPVTILRFLEPDLPDIVYLEQLTSALYLDKRTEVEAYKLVMDRLCASAETHQSTTAFLTDLLKEF; this comes from the coding sequence ATGTCAGCCCAGCCGGAACACGCTTCCTCGATGCGGCGGGTCCTCGACCAGCCGCGAGGCGGACCGACGGTGCTGCGTATCGTGCTCGGTACGCACCTTCGGCGGCTCCGTGAGTCCTGCGGTATCACCCGGGAGGCCGCCGGAGAGGCGATCCGGGGTTCACACGCCAAGATCAGCCGCCTGGAGCTGGGGCGGGTGGGCTACAAGGAACGCGATGTAGCCGATCTGCTGACACTGTACGGCGTACGTGAGGCGGCACAGCGTGAGGAGTTCCTCAGCCTGGCCCGGCACGCCAACACCCCCGGCTGGTGGCACAAGTACGGCGATGTGCTGCCGAGTTGGTTTGAGACGCTGCTCGGCCTTGAGGAAGCCGCCTCCATTATCCGCACCTATGAGGTGCAGTTCGTTCCCGGTCTGCTGCAAACCGCCGACTACGCCCGGGCCGTCACCATGCTCGGGCACGCCTCCGCGCCGGAGATCGAAATCGAACGACGCGTCAGCCTGCGGATGCGGCGCCAGCAGCTTCTCGCCCAGCCCGCCGCACCCAAGCTGTGGGCGGTGATCGACGAGGCGGCGCTGCGCCGGCCGCTCGGCGGAGTCGCGGTGATGCGGGCTCAGATCCAGCATCTGCTGGACATCGCCGAGCAGCCGAACATTACGCTTCAGGTCGCCCCGTTCCGTATAGGAGGCCTCGCGGCGGCGGGTGGCCCGGTCACGATCCTGCGGTTCCTGGAACCCGATTTGCCGGACATCGTCTATCTCGAACAGCTGACGAGCGCTCTCTACCTCGACAAGCGCACCGAGGTGGAGGCCTACAAGCTGGTCATGGACCGGCTGTGCGCCTCGGCCGAGACCCACCAGAGCACCACCGCGTTCCTCACGGATCTCCTCAAGGAGTTCTAG
- a CDS encoding SAM-dependent methyltransferase translates to MADESATSATAPDQDVLARIDITVPHSARIWNYWLGGKDNYEVDRVAGDEFRKVSPSVVEVARASRSFLTRTIRYLAGEAGIRQFLDIGTGLPTIENTHEVAQRVAPESKIVYVDHDPLVLAHARALLTSAPEGVTQYIDADLREPDKILAAAADTLDLSQPVGLILSGILGHVSDTDEARSIVRRLLAELPSGSYVSINDGTSVIAAEVAEAQDRYNETGAIPYTLRTPEEIASFFEGLELVAPGVVSCPLWRPEGSAGTPAELDAFGGVGRKP, encoded by the coding sequence ATGGCAGACGAGTCGGCTACCTCTGCAACCGCTCCCGACCAGGATGTACTGGCCCGGATCGATATCACGGTGCCGCACTCGGCGCGGATCTGGAACTACTGGCTGGGCGGCAAGGACAACTATGAGGTCGACCGGGTGGCGGGCGATGAGTTCCGCAAGGTCTCTCCGAGTGTGGTCGAGGTCGCCCGCGCTTCCCGGAGCTTTCTCACGCGTACGATCCGCTATCTCGCGGGAGAGGCCGGGATCCGGCAGTTCCTGGATATCGGCACCGGTCTGCCCACCATCGAGAACACCCACGAGGTCGCCCAGCGGGTGGCTCCGGAGTCGAAGATTGTCTACGTGGATCACGACCCCCTGGTGCTGGCGCACGCCCGTGCCCTGCTCACCAGCGCACCCGAAGGAGTGACCCAGTACATCGACGCGGATCTGCGGGAGCCCGACAAGATCCTGGCAGCCGCCGCCGACACACTGGATCTCAGCCAGCCGGTCGGCCTCATTCTGAGCGGAATCCTCGGGCATGTCTCCGACACCGATGAGGCGCGGTCGATTGTGCGCCGGCTGCTGGCGGAGCTGCCGTCCGGCAGCTATGTCTCCATCAACGACGGCACCAGCGTCATCGCCGCCGAGGTGGCCGAAGCGCAGGACCGCTACAACGAGACCGGCGCGATTCCGTACACCCTCCGTACCCCGGAGGAGATCGCGAGCTTCTTCGAGGGGCTGGAACTTGTGGCGCCCGGGGTGGTCTCCTGCCCGTTGTGGCGACCCGAGGGCAGCGCTGGCACCCCCGCCGAGCTGGACGCCTTCGGTGGCGTCGGACGCAAGCCGTAA
- the speB gene encoding agmatinase has translation MCSETIPQQPSGPVGPVDSSRIPRYAGPATFARLPRLDEVGRADVAVVGVPFDTGVSYRPGARFGGNAIREASRLLRPYNPAQDASPFALAQVADAGDIAANPFNIDEAVETVQAAADDILDSGARMMTLGGDHTIALPLLRSVARKHGPVALLHFDAHLDTWDTYFGAEYTHGTPFRRAVEEGILDTSALSHVGTRGPLYGKKDLDDDEKMGFGIVTSADVMRRGVDEVADQLRQRIGDRPLYISIDIDVLDPAHAPGTGTPEAGGLTSRELLEILRGLADCHLVSADLVEVAPAYDHAEITSVAASHTAYELTTIMSRQVAAARQRR, from the coding sequence ATGTGCAGCGAGACCATCCCCCAGCAGCCCAGCGGTCCGGTCGGCCCCGTCGACTCCTCCCGTATCCCGCGCTACGCCGGTCCGGCGACCTTTGCCCGGCTGCCCCGCCTCGATGAGGTCGGCAGGGCGGACGTCGCGGTGGTCGGTGTGCCCTTCGACACGGGCGTCTCCTACCGGCCGGGGGCCCGGTTCGGCGGCAACGCCATCCGGGAGGCTTCCCGGCTGCTGCGCCCGTACAACCCGGCGCAGGACGCTTCTCCCTTCGCGCTCGCCCAGGTCGCGGACGCGGGGGACATCGCTGCGAATCCGTTCAACATCGATGAGGCCGTCGAGACGGTGCAGGCCGCGGCGGACGACATCCTGGACAGCGGTGCCCGGATGATGACCCTCGGCGGTGACCACACCATCGCGCTGCCGCTGCTGCGCTCGGTGGCCCGTAAGCACGGCCCGGTCGCGCTGCTGCACTTCGACGCCCATCTGGACACCTGGGACACCTACTTCGGCGCGGAGTACACCCATGGCACGCCGTTCCGGCGCGCGGTCGAGGAGGGCATCCTGGACACCTCCGCCCTCTCCCACGTGGGCACCCGTGGTCCGCTGTACGGCAAGAAGGATCTGGACGACGACGAGAAGATGGGCTTTGGCATCGTCACCTCGGCCGATGTCATGCGCCGGGGTGTGGACGAGGTGGCCGACCAGCTCCGGCAGCGTATCGGTGACCGGCCGCTCTATATATCTATCGACATCGATGTGCTGGACCCGGCCCACGCACCCGGCACCGGCACCCCCGAGGCGGGCGGGCTCACCTCGCGCGAGCTGCTGGAGATCCTGCGTGGGCTGGCGGACTGCCACCTGGTCTCCGCCGACCTGGTGGAGGTCGCCCCGGCGTACGATCACGCCGAGATCACCTCGGTGGCGGCATCCCACACCGCGTACGAGCTGACCACGATCATGTCCCGGCAGGTCGCTGCCGCCAGGCAGCGCCGGTAG
- a CDS encoding phosphatase: MSLPSTSSAPSRPELIEHLVSTRIAGDVATPRDNNLAHYRKLANGDRHYWLGLELGDRWTDEQDVLAVMAERCGVADDPDHRLGQDTIDPGLTVDALDRAAVRLRKAADDRQRVLFATGHPGGLLDVHSGVAAALRAAGCEIVRIPLGLTADQGVVVQLADVAMHERGATLWHTHSPEPMKEILDALQREGEPLPDLVFADHGWAGCAGQRGIDTIGFADSNDPALFLAEAEGTLAVTVPLDDHVLNPRYYEPMTAYLLATAGLTS, from the coding sequence ATGTCTCTGCCCTCAACATCCTCAGCGCCGTCCCGCCCGGAGCTCATAGAGCACCTCGTAAGCACCAGGATCGCCGGGGATGTCGCCACCCCGCGGGACAACAACCTCGCCCACTACCGCAAGCTCGCCAATGGCGACCGGCACTACTGGCTCGGTCTGGAGCTGGGCGACCGGTGGACCGATGAGCAGGACGTACTGGCCGTGATGGCCGAGCGCTGCGGGGTCGCCGACGACCCCGACCACCGCTTGGGGCAGGACACCATCGACCCCGGCCTGACCGTCGACGCCCTTGACCGGGCCGCGGTCCGGCTGCGCAAGGCGGCCGACGACAGACAGCGGGTGCTGTTCGCCACCGGCCACCCGGGTGGGCTGCTGGATGTCCACAGCGGCGTCGCAGCCGCGCTGCGCGCCGCCGGGTGCGAGATCGTCCGTATCCCGCTGGGGCTCACCGCCGACCAGGGCGTGGTCGTGCAGCTCGCCGATGTCGCGATGCATGAACGGGGGGCGACGCTGTGGCACACGCACTCCCCGGAGCCGATGAAGGAAATCCTCGACGCGCTTCAGCGGGAGGGCGAGCCGCTGCCCGACCTGGTCTTCGCCGACCACGGCTGGGCGGGCTGTGCCGGGCAGCGCGGGATCGACACGATCGGCTTCGCCGACTCCAATGATCCGGCGCTCTTCCTGGCCGAGGCGGAGGGGACGCTGGCGGTGACTGTTCCGCTGGACGACCATGTGCTCAACCCGCGCTACTACGAGCCGATGACGGCCTACCTGCTGGCCACGGCGGGGCTGACCAGCTAG